One Camelina sativa cultivar DH55 chromosome 3, Cs, whole genome shotgun sequence genomic window carries:
- the LOC104769342 gene encoding uncharacterized protein LOC104769342 — MIKLWMMTSLQLAELFVSSIVHLIYGFYIFSSAVAGDISQTLNDYLFKSNDVGETCQNLTNVEGLPPIVLVHGIFGFGKGRLGGLSYFGGAEKKDERVLVPDLGSLTSIYDRARELFYYLKGGRVDFGEEHSEACGHSRFGRRYEQGQYPEWDEDHPIHFVGHSAGAQVVRVLQQMLADKAFEGFEDTNENWVLSVTSLSGAFNGTTRTYLDGMRTDDGMSMKPICLLQLCRIGVIMYDWLDISWLKTYYNFGFDHFNISWKKTGVRGLVDCLMGNAGPFASGDWILPDLTIQGSTSINTNLQTFPNTYYFSYATKRTRRIMGMTIPSGVLGIHPMLFLRVFQMSQWRFPQDVSPPYKGYRDEEWQENDGALNTISMTHPRLPVEHPSRFIRSDSECQTLQPGIWYYKIVEADHIMFIVNRERAGVQFDLIYDSIFQRCRKHVFRKIPQTLPNLSPSSPRSPKRNNFVH; from the exons aTGATTAAGTTGTGGATGATGACTTCTCTTCAGCTCGCGGAGCTCTTCGTGAGCTCCATTGTGCATTTGATTTATGGGTTTTATATATTCAGCTCCGCCGTTGCCGGAGATATCTCCCAGACGTTGAATGATTACTTGTTTAAGTCCAATGACGTTGGAGaaacatgtcaaaatctcaccAATGTTGAGGGTTTGCCTCCTATTGTATTGGTTCATGGCATCTTTGGATTTGGCAAAggg aGGTTAGGAGGCTTATCATACTTTGGTGGTGctgagaagaaagatgagaggGTTCTTGTTCCTGATTTGGGTTCCTTAACTAGCATCTATGATAG GGCAAGGGAATTGTTCTATTACTTGAAAGGAGGGAGGGTTGATTTTGGCGAAGAGCATAGTGAGGCTTGTGGACATTCTCGGTTTGGCAGAAGATACGAACAAG GGCAATACCCTGAATGGGATGAGGATCATCCTATCCATTTTGTGGGGCATTCAGCCGGTGCTCAAGTTGTGCGTGTGTTGCAGCAAATGCTTGCAGATAAG GCATTTGAAGGGTTTGAAGACACGAATGAGAATTGGGTTCTGAGTGTGACATCTTTATCAGGGGCATTCAATGGAACTACCAGGACTTACTTAGATGGCATGCG GACAGATGATGGAATGAGCATGAAACCGATATGTCTGTTGCAGCTATGTCGTATAGGCGTGATCATGTATGATTGGTTGGATATATCATGGCTAAAGACTTATTACAATTTCGGATTCGATCACTTCAACATTTCTTGGAAGAAAACTGGTGTGAGAGGTCTCGTTGATTGCCTTATGGGAAACGCAGGTCCTTTTGCTTCTGGCGATTGGATCTTACCTGATCTCACGATCCAAGGCTCGACAAGTATTAACACCAATCTCCAGACGTTTCCAAACACTTACTACTTCAGCTACGCGACTAAACGCACCCGCAGAATCATGGGAATGACAATTCCTTCAGGTGTTCTTGGAATCCACCCGATGCTCTTTCTCCGCGTCTTTCAGATGAGCCAATGGAGATTCCCACAAGATGTATCTCCTCCTTATAAAGGCTACAG GGATGAGGAATGGCAAGAGAACGATGGGGCATTGAACACAATATCAATGACGCATCCGAGGCTACCCGTTGAGCATCCAAGCCGTTTCATAAGAAGCGATTCAGAGTGTCAAACATTACAACCAGGCATCTG GTATTATAAGATAGTGGAAGCAGATCACATAATGTTCATAGTGAATAGAGAGAGAGCTGGAGTTCAGTTTGATCTAATATACGACAGTATCTTCCAACGTTGCAGGAAACATGTTTTTAGAAAGATTCCTCAGACTCTCCCTAAtctatctccttcttctcctcgtTCACCCAAAAGAAACAACTTTGTACATTga
- the LOC104769358 gene encoding uncharacterized protein LOC104769358 isoform X4: MVPFLLLQSPDGDIIDCVLSHHQPAFDHPRLRGQRPMDPPERPRGHNRRGLRPKSFQLWGMEGETCDEGTVPIRRTKAEDILRANSVSSFGKKLRHYRRDTSSNGHEHAVGYVSGEKYYGAKASINVWAPQVQNQYEFSLSQVWIISGSFGNDLNTIEAGWQVSPELYGDNYPRFFTYWTNDAYQATGCYNLLCSGFVQTNSEIAIGAAISPSSSYKGGQFDITLLIWKDPKHGNWWLEFGSGILVGYWPSFLFTHLKEHASMVQYGGEVVNSQNGGHTSTQMGSGHFAEEGFTKSSYFRNIQVVDWDNNLVPSPNLKVLADHPNCYDIQGGSNRAWGSYFYYGGPGKNPKCP, from the exons ATGGTCCcctttttgttgttgcagagCCCTGACGGTGACATCATAGACTGTGTTTTATCACATCACCAACCAGCATTTGATCATCCCAGATTAAGAGGACAGAGGCCAATG GATCCTCCTGAGAGGCCAAGAGGGCACAACAGGAGAGGATTGAGGCCAAAGAGCTTCCAGTTGTGGGGAATGGAGGGAGAGACATGTGATGAAGGAACTGTCCCTATCAGAAGAACAAAAGCAGAAGATATTCTCAGAGCAAACTCTGTTTCTAGCTTTGGCAAGAAACTCAGACATTACAGAAGAGACACTAGCAGTAACGGCCATGAA cacGCGGTGGGATACGTGAGCGGAGAGAAATACTATGGTGCAAAAGCAAGCATAAATGTGTGGGCACCTCAGGTCCAGAACCAATACGAATTTAGTTTATCTCAGGTTTGGATTATCTCTGGTTCCTTCGGTAATGATCTCAACACCATTGAAGCTGGCTGGCAG GTGAGTCCAGAGCTCTATGGGGATAATTACCCAAGATTCTTTACGTACTGGACT AACGATGCATATCAAGCAACTGGTTGCTACAATCTCTTGTGTTCCGGTTTTGTCCAAACCAATAGTGAGATTGCGATTGGAGCTGCAATATCTCCCTCGTCTTCATACAAGGGTGGACAATTCGATATTACTCTCCTTATTTGGAAG GATCCGAAGCATGGGAATTGGTGGCTGGAATTCGGGTCGGGTATTCTAGTCGGGTATTGGCCATCGTTCTTGTTCACACACCTGAAGGAGCACGCGAGCATGGTCCAATACGGTGGCGAAGTCGTAAATTCGCAAAATGGAGGCCACACTTCAACACAGATGGGAAGTGGACATTTTGCAGAGGAAGGGTTCACGAAATCTTCTTATTTCAGAAACATCCAAGTAGTTGATTGGGATAACAATTTGGTTCCTTCCCCTAATCTTAAAGTACTTGCGGATCATCCGAATTGTTACGATATTCAAGGTGGTTCTAACCGGGCTTGGGGGAGTTATTTTTATTACGGAGGACCAGGCAAGAATCCTAAATGcccttaa
- the LOC104769358 gene encoding uncharacterized protein LOC104769358 isoform X2, translating into MALEMRNRFGVLMGGGEFVLRKPRNGNKCRRFDRCNTMRQTETESFSEETRMITRERRRGRRRRRRSFFLDMILLFRTCSSNILFLSLLLLSSSVLSENLSARNQTLRPLEELNKLKAINQHLRKINKPSVKTIHSPDGDIIDCVLSHHQPAFDHPRLRGQRPMDPPERPRGHNRRGLRPKSFQLWGMEGETCDEGTVPIRRTKAEDILRANSVSSFGKKLRHYRRDTSSNGHEHAVGYVSGEKYYGAKASINVWAPQVQNQYEFSLSQVWIISGSFGNDLNTIEAGWQVSPELYGDNYPRFFTYWTNDAYQATGCYNLLCSGFVQTNSEIAIGAAISPSSSYKGGQFDITLLIWKDPKHGNWWLEFGSGILVGYWPSFLFTHLKEHASMVQYGGEVVNSQNGGHTSTQMGSGHFAEEGFTKSSYFRNIQVVDWDNNLVPSPNLKVLADHPNCYDIQGGSNRAWGSYFYYGGPGKNPKCP; encoded by the exons ATGGCTTTGGAAATG AGAAATCGTTTTGGGGTCTTGATGGGAGGAGGTGAGTTCGTGTTGAGGAAACCCAGAAACGGCAATAAATGCCGTCGTTTCGATCGATGCAATACAATGAGACAAACAGAAACAGAGTCGTTCtcagaagaaacaagaatgataacaagagaaagaagacgaggaagacgaagaagaagaagaagcttcttcttAGATATGATCCTTTTGTTTCGTACTTGTTCCTCTAAcattcttttcctctctcttcttctcttgtcttcttctgtCTTATCCGAGAATCTCTCAGCGAGAAACCAAACTCTCCGGCCACTCGAAGAGCTCAATAAGCTCAAAGCCATTAACCAACATCTCAGGAAGATCAATAAACCTTCCGTCAAGACAATTCAT agCCCTGACGGTGACATCATAGACTGTGTTTTATCACATCACCAACCAGCATTTGATCATCCCAGATTAAGAGGACAGAGGCCAATG GATCCTCCTGAGAGGCCAAGAGGGCACAACAGGAGAGGATTGAGGCCAAAGAGCTTCCAGTTGTGGGGAATGGAGGGAGAGACATGTGATGAAGGAACTGTCCCTATCAGAAGAACAAAAGCAGAAGATATTCTCAGAGCAAACTCTGTTTCTAGCTTTGGCAAGAAACTCAGACATTACAGAAGAGACACTAGCAGTAACGGCCATGAA cacGCGGTGGGATACGTGAGCGGAGAGAAATACTATGGTGCAAAAGCAAGCATAAATGTGTGGGCACCTCAGGTCCAGAACCAATACGAATTTAGTTTATCTCAGGTTTGGATTATCTCTGGTTCCTTCGGTAATGATCTCAACACCATTGAAGCTGGCTGGCAG GTGAGTCCAGAGCTCTATGGGGATAATTACCCAAGATTCTTTACGTACTGGACT AACGATGCATATCAAGCAACTGGTTGCTACAATCTCTTGTGTTCCGGTTTTGTCCAAACCAATAGTGAGATTGCGATTGGAGCTGCAATATCTCCCTCGTCTTCATACAAGGGTGGACAATTCGATATTACTCTCCTTATTTGGAAG GATCCGAAGCATGGGAATTGGTGGCTAGAATTCGGGTCGGGTATTCTAGTCGGGTATTGGCCATCGTTCTTGTTCACACACCTGAAGGAGCACGCGAGCATGGTCCAATACGGTGGCGAAGTCGTAAATTCGCAAAATGGAGGCCACACTTCAACACAGATGGGAAGTGGACATTTTGCAGAGGAAGGGTTCACGAAATCTTCTTATTTCAGAAACATCCAAGTAGTTGATTGGGATAACAATTTGGTTCCTTCCCCTAATCTTAAAGTACTTGCGGATCATCCGAATTGTTACGATATTCAAGGTGGTTCTAACCGGGCTTGGGGGAGTTATTTTTATTACGGAGGACCAGGCAAGAATCCTAAATGcccttaa
- the LOC104769369 gene encoding alpha-glucan water dikinase 1, chloroplastic, which yields MPFVLNAGERWIKNNDSDFYVDFSKEEKHIQKDYGDGKGTAKNLLDKIADLESEAQKSFMHRFNIAADLVDNAKNAGQLGFAGILVWMRFMATRQLVWNKNYNVKPREISKAQDRLTDVLQDLYASSPEYRELLRMIMSTVGRGGEGDVGQRIRDEILVIQRKNDCKGGIMEEWHQKLHNNTSPDDVVICQALMDYVKSDFDMSVYWKTLNDNGITKERLLSYDRAIHSEPSFRREQKDGLLRDLGHYMRTLKAVHSGADLESAIQNCMGYQDDGEGFMVGVQINPVSGLPSGYPDLLRFVLEHVEEKNVEPLLEGLLEARQEIRPLLMKSHDRLKDLLFLDLALDSTVRTAIERGYEQLNDAGPEKIMYFISLVLENLALSSDDNEDLIYCLKGWQFALDMCKSKKDHWALYAKSVLDRSRLALASKAERYLEILQPSAEYLGSCLGVEQWAVTIFTEEIIRAGSAAALSSLVNRLDPVLRQTANLGSWQVISPVEVVGYVIVVDELLTVQNKTYDRPTIIVANRVRGEEEIPDGAVAVLTPDMPDVLSHVSVRARNGKICFATCFDSGILSDLQGKDGKLLSLQPTSADVVYKEVNDSELSILSSDNIEDAPPSISLVKKQFAGRYAISSEEFTSDLVGAKSRNIGYLKGKVPSWVGIPTSVALPFGVFEKVISEKANQTVNEKLLVLKKTLDGGDQGALKEIRETLLGLVAPAELVEELKSTVKSSDMPWPGDEGEQRWEQAWEAIKKVWASKWNERAYFSTRKVKLDHDYLCMAVLVQEVINADYAFVIHTTNPSSGDSSEIYAEVVKGLGETLVGAYPGRSLSFICKKDNLDSPLVLGYPSKPIGLFIRRSIIFRSDSNGEDLEGYAGAGLYDSVPMDEEDKVVLDYTTDPLITDESFRKKILSDIARAGDAIEKLYGTAQDIEGVIRDGKLYVVQTRPQV from the exons ATGCCGTTTGTACTCAATGCTGGTGAAAGGTGGATTAAAAATAATGACAGTGACTTTTATGTGGACTTttctaaagaagaaaaacatattcaGAAG GATTATGGTGATGGAAAAGGTACAGCCAAGAATTTACTGGATAAAATTGCAGATTTGGAGAGTGAGGCCCAGAAGTCTTTCATGCATCG attcAACATTGCAGCAGATCTTGTGGACAACGCAAAAAATGCTGGTCAACTGGGCTTTGCAGGGATCCTAGTCTGGATGAGGTTTATGGCGACAAGACAGCTTGTGTGGAACAAAAACTATAATGTTAAGCCACG GGAGATAAGCAAAGCGCAAGATAGGCTTACGGACGTTCTCCAGGATCTTTATGCAAGTTCGCCAGAGTACAGAGAACTTTTGAGGATGATAATGTCTACTGTTGGTCGAGGGGGTGAAGGAGATGTCGGGCAGCGAATCCGAGACGAAATTCTAGTCATCCAG AGGAAAAATGACTGCAAGGGTGGAATTATGGAGGAGTGGCATCAGAAGTTGCATAATAACACTAGTCCAGATGATGTTGTCATCTGTCAG GCATTGATGGATTATGTCAAAAGTGACTTTGACATGAGTGTTTACTGGAAGACCTTGAATGATAATGGCATAACCAAAGAGCGACTCTTAAGTTATGATCGTGCCATACATTCTGAACCAAGTTTTAGAAGAGAACAAAAGGATGGTCTTTTGCGTGATCTTGGACACTATATGAGGACTTTAAAG gCTGTTCATTCAGGGGCAGATCTTGAGTCGGCTATTCAAAATTGCATGGGCTACCAAGATGAC GGTGAAGGTTTCATGGTTGGGGTGCAAATAAATCCTGTATCAGGACTGCCTTCTGGATATCCA GACTTGCTTCGTTTCGTTCTAGAACATGTTGAAGAAAAGAATGTAGAGCCACTTCTTGAG GGTTTGCTTGAAGCTCGCCAAGAGATAAGGCCGCTTCTGATGAAGTCCCATGACCGCCTTAAGGATCTGTTATTCTTGGACCTGGCTCTCGATTCTACTGTCAGAACAGCTATTGAAAGAGGTTATGAACAATTGAATGATGCTGGACCTGAG AAAATCATGTACTTCATCAGCTTAGTTCTTGAAAATCTTGCCCTTTCTTCAGATGACAATGAAGACCTTATCTACTGCTTGAAG GGATGGCAATTTGCCCTCGACATGTGCAAGAGCAAAAAAGATCATTGGGCTCTGTATGCAAAATCTGTTCTCGACAGAAGCAGACTAGCACTGGCAAGCAAAGCTGAGAGGTACCTTGAAATTTTGCAACCATCGGCTGAATATCTTGGATCTTGTCTCGGCGTCGAGCAATGGGCT GTTACCATATTCACTGAAGAGATCATTCGAGCTGGATCTGCAGCAGCATTGTCGTCACTTGTTAACCGACTTGACCCTGTTCTTAGGCAGACTGCAAACTTGGGAAG TTGGCAGGTCATTAGTCCTGTAGAGGTCGTCGGATATGTCATTGTTGTGGATGAATTGCTCACTGTACAGAATAAAACCTACGACAGACCTACAATTATAGTTGCAAACAGAGTGAGAGGAGAGGAGGAAATTCCTGATGGTGCAGTTGCAGTACTGACACCTGACATGCCGGATGTACTATCTCATGTTTCTGTTCGAGCAAGAAATGGAAAG ATCTGCTTTGCCACATGTTTTGATTCTGGAATCTTATCCGATCTCCAAGGGAAGGATGGAAAACTTTTGAGCCTGCAACCAACCTCTGCAGATGTAGTCTATAA AGAGGTAAACGATAGTGAGCTTTCGATTCTAAGTTCGGACAACATAGAAGATGCCCCTCCAAGCATTTCTTTGGTCAAGAAACAGTTTGCGGGTAGATATGCTATATCATCTGAGGAGTTCACAAGTGACTTG GTTGGTGCTAAATCAAGAAATATTGGATATCTGAAAGGAAAAGTTCCTTCTTGGGTTGGTATCCCAACTTCAGTTGCGTTGCCGTTTGGTGTTTTTGAGAAGGTTATCTCCGAAAAGGCGAATCAG ACGGTGAATGAGAAATTACTAGTATTGAAGAAAACTCTTGATGGGGGGGACCAAGGTGCTCTGAAGGAAATTCGTGAGACACTTTTGGGACTGGTTGCACCCGCAGAACTG GTTGAAGAACTGAAAAGTACTGTGAAAAGTTCTGACATGCCATGGCCGGGTGATGAAGGTGAACAGAGATGGGAGCAAGCTTGGGAAGCcattaaaaag GTCTGGGCTTCAAAATGGAATGAGAGAGCGTACTTCAGCACGAGAAAAGTAAAACTGGATCATGACTATCTCTGCATGGCTGTTTTGGTCCAAGAAGTCATCAATGCGGATTACGCATTTGTTATTCACACAACTAACCCATCTTCTGGAGATTCATCAGAGATTTACGCTGAG GTTGTCAAAGGTCTTGGTGAAACTCTTGTAGGAGCATATCCCGGTCGGTCTTTAAGTTTCATCTGCAAGAAAGACAACCTCGATTCGCCTCTG GTGTTGGGATACCCAAGCAAACCAATTGGGCTGTTCATTAGACGTTCAATCATCTTCAGATCTGACTCCAATGGAGAAGATCTCGAAGGTTATGCAGGTGCAGGCCTTTATGACAG tgTACCAATGGACGAGGAAGACAAAGTTGTGCTGGATTACACAACAGATCCTCTGATTACTGACGAGAGCTTCCGGAAAAAGATTCTCTCAGACATCGCACGCGCGGGAGATGCAATTGAGAAACTCTATGGAACTGCACAAGACATTGAAGGTGTGATCAGAGACGGGAAGCTCTATGTCGTCCAGACAAGACCACAAGTGTGA
- the LOC104769358 gene encoding uncharacterized protein LOC104769358 isoform X3 produces MALEMRNRFGVLMGGGEFVLRKPRNGNKCRRFDRCNTMRQTETESFSEETRMITRERRRGRRRRRRSFFLDMILLFRTCSSNILFLSLLLLSSSVLSENLSARNQTLRPLEELNKLKAINQHLRKINKPSVKTIHSPDGDIIDCVLSHHQPAFDHPRLRGQRPMDPPERPRGHNRRGLRPKSFQLWGMEGETCDEGTVPIRRTKAEDILRANSVSSFGKKLRHYRRDTSSNGHEHAVGYVSGEKYYGAKASINVWAPQVQNQYEFSLSQVWIISGSFGNDLNTIEAGWQVSPELYGDNYPRFFTYWTNDAYQATGCYNLLCSGFVQTNSEIAIGAAISPSSSYKGGQFDITLLIWKYRKRKNNLLHML; encoded by the exons ATGGCTTTGGAAATG AGAAATCGTTTTGGGGTCTTGATGGGAGGAGGTGAGTTCGTGTTGAGGAAACCCAGAAACGGCAATAAATGCCGTCGTTTCGATCGATGCAATACAATGAGACAAACAGAAACAGAGTCGTTCtcagaagaaacaagaatgataacaagagaaagaagacgaggaagacgaagaagaagaagaagcttcttcttAGATATGATCCTTTTGTTTCGTACTTGTTCCTCTAAcattcttttcctctctcttcttctcttgtcttcttctgtCTTATCCGAGAATCTCTCAGCGAGAAACCAAACTCTCCGGCCACTCGAAGAGCTCAATAAGCTCAAAGCCATTAACCAACATCTCAGGAAGATCAATAAACCTTCCGTCAAGACAATTCAT agCCCTGACGGTGACATCATAGACTGTGTTTTATCACATCACCAACCAGCATTTGATCATCCCAGATTAAGAGGACAGAGGCCAATG GATCCTCCTGAGAGGCCAAGAGGGCACAACAGGAGAGGATTGAGGCCAAAGAGCTTCCAGTTGTGGGGAATGGAGGGAGAGACATGTGATGAAGGAACTGTCCCTATCAGAAGAACAAAAGCAGAAGATATTCTCAGAGCAAACTCTGTTTCTAGCTTTGGCAAGAAACTCAGACATTACAGAAGAGACACTAGCAGTAACGGCCATGAA cacGCGGTGGGATACGTGAGCGGAGAGAAATACTATGGTGCAAAAGCAAGCATAAATGTGTGGGCACCTCAGGTCCAGAACCAATACGAATTTAGTTTATCTCAGGTTTGGATTATCTCTGGTTCCTTCGGTAATGATCTCAACACCATTGAAGCTGGCTGGCAG GTGAGTCCAGAGCTCTATGGGGATAATTACCCAAGATTCTTTACGTACTGGACT AACGATGCATATCAAGCAACTGGTTGCTACAATCTCTTGTGTTCCGGTTTTGTCCAAACCAATAGTGAGATTGCGATTGGAGCTGCAATATCTCCCTCGTCTTCATACAAGGGTGGACAATTCGATATTACTCTCCTTATTTGGAAG tacaggaaaagaaaaaacaatctaCTGCATATGCTTTAA
- the LOC104769358 gene encoding uncharacterized protein LOC104769358 isoform X1, which translates to MALEMRNRFGVLMGGGEFVLRKPRNGNKCRRFDRCNTMRQTETESFSEETRMITRERRRGRRRRRRSFFLDMILLFRTCSSNILFLSLLLLSSSVLSENLSARNQTLRPLEELNKLKAINQHLRKINKPSVKTIHSPDGDIIDCVLSHHQPAFDHPRLRGQRPMDPPERPRGHNRRGLRPKSFQLWGMEGETCDEGTVPIRRTKAEDILRANSVSSFGKKLRHYRRDTSSNGHEHAVGYVSGEKYYGAKASINVWAPQVQNQYEFSLSQVWIISGSFGNDLNTIEAGWQVSPELYGDNYPRFFTYWTNDAYQATGCYNLLCSGFVQTNSEIAIGAAISPSSSYKGGQFDITLLIWKDPKHGNWWLEFGSGILVGYWPSFLFTHLKEHASMVQYGGEVVNSQNGGHTSTQMGSGHFAEEGFTKSSYFRNIQVVDWDNNLVPSPNLKVLADHPNCYDIQGGSNRAWGSYFYYGGPGKNPKCP; encoded by the exons ATGGCTTTGGAAATG AGAAATCGTTTTGGGGTCTTGATGGGAGGAGGTGAGTTCGTGTTGAGGAAACCCAGAAACGGCAATAAATGCCGTCGTTTCGATCGATGCAATACAATGAGACAAACAGAAACAGAGTCGTTCtcagaagaaacaagaatgataacaagagaaagaagacgaggaagacgaagaagaagaagaagcttcttcttAGATATGATCCTTTTGTTTCGTACTTGTTCCTCTAAcattcttttcctctctcttcttctcttgtcttcttctgtCTTATCCGAGAATCTCTCAGCGAGAAACCAAACTCTCCGGCCACTCGAAGAGCTCAATAAGCTCAAAGCCATTAACCAACATCTCAGGAAGATCAATAAACCTTCCGTCAAGACAATTCAT agCCCTGACGGTGACATCATAGACTGTGTTTTATCACATCACCAACCAGCATTTGATCATCCCAGATTAAGAGGACAGAGGCCAATG GATCCTCCTGAGAGGCCAAGAGGGCACAACAGGAGAGGATTGAGGCCAAAGAGCTTCCAGTTGTGGGGAATGGAGGGAGAGACATGTGATGAAGGAACTGTCCCTATCAGAAGAACAAAAGCAGAAGATATTCTCAGAGCAAACTCTGTTTCTAGCTTTGGCAAGAAACTCAGACATTACAGAAGAGACACTAGCAGTAACGGCCATGAA cacGCGGTGGGATACGTGAGCGGAGAGAAATACTATGGTGCAAAAGCAAGCATAAATGTGTGGGCACCTCAGGTCCAGAACCAATACGAATTTAGTTTATCTCAGGTTTGGATTATCTCTGGTTCCTTCGGTAATGATCTCAACACCATTGAAGCTGGCTGGCAG GTGAGTCCAGAGCTCTATGGGGATAATTACCCAAGATTCTTTACGTACTGGACT AACGATGCATATCAAGCAACTGGTTGCTACAATCTCTTGTGTTCCGGTTTTGTCCAAACCAATAGTGAGATTGCGATTGGAGCTGCAATATCTCCCTCGTCTTCATACAAGGGTGGACAATTCGATATTACTCTCCTTATTTGGAAG GATCCGAAGCATGGGAATTGGTGGCTGGAATTCGGGTCGGGTATTCTAGTCGGGTATTGGCCATCGTTCTTGTTCACACACCTGAAGGAGCACGCGAGCATGGTCCAATACGGTGGCGAAGTCGTAAATTCGCAAAATGGAGGCCACACTTCAACACAGATGGGAAGTGGACATTTTGCAGAGGAAGGGTTCACGAAATCTTCTTATTTCAGAAACATCCAAGTAGTTGATTGGGATAACAATTTGGTTCCTTCCCCTAATCTTAAAGTACTTGCGGATCATCCGAATTGTTACGATATTCAAGGTGGTTCTAACCGGGCTTGGGGGAGTTATTTTTATTACGGAGGACCAGGCAAGAATCCTAAATGcccttaa
- the LOC104769351 gene encoding EMBRYO SURROUNDING FACTOR 1.2-like: MKSQTVIFLVSMLSFFALHQCMHADVGERESMSKLYIPNCVPAQCGETFFKWNCWCCFHDITICYWIQKACDSSPRCPPV, encoded by the exons ATGAAGTCACAAACAGTTATATTCCTCGTATCCATGCTCTCCTTCTTTGCTCTTCATCAAT GCATGCATGCGGatgttggagaaagagagagcatGAGCAAGCTCTACATTCCAAATTGTGTTCCTGCCCAATGCGGAGAAACTTTTTTCAAATGGAACTGTTGGTGTTGTTTTCATGATATAACGATTTGTTACTGGATCCAAAAAGCATGCGATTCCAGCCCCCGTTGTCCTCCT GTGTGA
- the LOC104778665 gene encoding uncharacterized protein LOC104778665 yields MAFDRPISMPPLVFPEFDQNQPGSIDEKSFGFGLPSFDFSGSTELMAVPKXKLPKEIPDTTTSGSTELMAVPKKKISKHKRGIRNGPKALKPVPIVFLCSRSCGRVKLPHFFCCSGERLNPSEQGNSNN; encoded by the exons ATGGCTTTCGATCGCCCCATTTCTATGCCGCCGCTGGTTTTTCCTGAGTTTGATCAGAATCAGCCGGGTTCAATCGATGAAAAGAGTTTCGGATTCGGGCTTCCAAGTTTTGATTTCAGCGGATCCACGGAGCTAATGGCTGTGCCTAAGANC aAGTTACCTAAAGAAATTCCAGATACCACGACNAGCGGATCCACGGAGCTAATGGCTGTGCCTAAGAAGAAG ATTTCTAAACACAAGAGAGGGATAAGAAATGGGCCAAAGGCTCTTAAACCTGTTCCTATAG TCTTTTTGTGTTCCAGGAGTTGCGGGCGAGTTAAGCTGCCACATTTCTTTTGTTGCAGCGGTGAGCGGCTAAACCCTAGTGAGCAAGGCAATTCGAACAACTGA